In the genome of Oxalobacter aliiformigenes, one region contains:
- a CDS encoding thymidylate synthase, translating to MERQYLNLLQEILDFGIDKGDRTGTGTRAVFGRMIRHDLKNGFPLLTTKRLHIRSIVCELLWFLQGGTNIGYLHDNKVTIWDEWATENGDLGPIYGAQWRAWEGSDGKIYDQVSAVIDSIRTNPDSRRHIISAWNVALLPDEKKSPQDNVRDGKMALAPCHVMYQFQVAAGRLSCMMTQRSGDIFLGVPYNTASTAFLTHMIARQCDLEPGEIIHAIGDLHLYRNHFDQARLQLSREPRALPTLTLNKKPSIFDYTFEDFDIAGYDPHPAIAAPIAV from the coding sequence ATGGAACGTCAATATCTGAACCTGTTGCAGGAAATACTGGACTTTGGTATTGACAAGGGCGACCGTACCGGAACCGGTACCCGCGCTGTCTTCGGCCGGATGATCCGGCACGACCTGAAAAACGGTTTTCCGCTTTTGACCACCAAGCGCCTGCACATCCGTTCCATCGTCTGCGAACTGCTCTGGTTCCTGCAAGGCGGCACGAATATCGGGTACCTGCACGACAACAAGGTCACCATCTGGGACGAATGGGCCACCGAAAACGGTGATCTCGGCCCGATCTACGGTGCCCAGTGGCGGGCCTGGGAAGGATCGGACGGCAAAATATACGATCAGGTATCCGCCGTCATCGACTCCATCCGCACCAACCCCGACAGCCGCCGGCACATCATCAGTGCCTGGAACGTCGCCCTGTTGCCGGATGAGAAAAAATCGCCGCAGGACAACGTCAGAGACGGCAAAATGGCTCTGGCGCCCTGCCATGTCATGTACCAGTTCCAGGTTGCCGCCGGCCGGCTTTCCTGCATGATGACCCAGCGCTCCGGCGACATCTTTCTGGGCGTGCCGTACAACACGGCCTCGACCGCTTTCCTGACCCACATGATCGCCCGGCAGTGCGACCTCGAACCCGGCGAAATCATTCACGCCATCGGCGACCTGCACCTGTACAGAAACCACTTCGATCAGGCCCGCCTCCAGCTCTCGCGCGAGCCGCGCGCCCTGCCGACGCTGACTTTGAACAAAAAACCGTCCATCTTCGATTACACCTTCGAAGACTTCGACATCGCCGGCTACGACCCGCACCCGGCCATCGCCGCCCCCATCGCGGTATAG
- a CDS encoding tetratricopeptide repeat protein — protein sequence MPADPQAARVWFEKAAARNDIRATASLGYLYREGIGIAQNDEKARTCFEKAASAGDAWSQDQLALMLAQGRGTPADPAGAKTWFEKAAKQGYAPAQYHLALLLLSPRSPEKNPDEAVTWLKRSADSGHIDASHFYGSILYLGVNVAQDIPRAIHYFTVAARAGHAESMFLLGTIYAKGNGVARNGDRARFWLETAKQAGHADAARALAKLDEMTAPEKTGKPAAGEKNAGLSQAPVETPAGPKPFPSGLHQPHRPMSLNP from the coding sequence ATGCCCGCCGACCCGCAGGCCGCCCGGGTCTGGTTCGAAAAAGCCGCCGCCCGCAACGACATCCGTGCAACAGCCTCGCTCGGCTACCTCTACCGGGAAGGCATCGGCATTGCGCAAAACGATGAAAAAGCGCGAACCTGCTTCGAAAAAGCCGCCAGCGCCGGCGACGCCTGGTCGCAAGACCAGCTGGCCCTGATGCTTGCCCAGGGACGCGGCACCCCTGCCGATCCTGCCGGAGCGAAAACATGGTTCGAAAAAGCCGCGAAACAGGGCTATGCCCCGGCCCAGTACCATCTGGCCCTCCTGCTGCTTTCCCCCCGCTCACCGGAAAAAAATCCGGACGAAGCCGTCACATGGCTCAAGCGAAGCGCCGACAGCGGCCATATCGACGCCAGCCACTTCTACGGCAGCATCCTCTATCTGGGCGTTAACGTCGCACAGGACATTCCCCGCGCCATCCATTACTTCACCGTCGCCGCCCGTGCCGGACACGCCGAATCCATGTTCCTTCTCGGGACGATCTATGCAAAAGGCAACGGCGTCGCCCGAAACGGAGACCGGGCACGCTTCTGGCTGGAAACGGCGAAACAGGCGGGACATGCCGACGCCGCCCGGGCGCTGGCGAAACTGGACGAGATGACGGCACCCGAAAAAACCGGAAAACCGGCAGCCGGCGAAAAAAACGCCGGACTGTCACAGGCACCGGTGGAAACGCCAGCCGGCCCAAAGCCGTTTCCTTCCGGACTCCATCAACCTCACCGGCCAATGTCCCTGAACCCGTGA
- a CDS encoding tetratricopeptide repeat protein translates to MPYRPGGFSGRCPKPERITASLYTVILPDVAGTAGFPVAKENLSHYHAGFASVLSGFMLRRFLPVLLALSLLCSVSAAHADDGIPADTPPAEWKTPALFTAIWDVIRSGKPVDTRENILKYDDRPQKTPLPEKQAEKTEPLPAPAVPETPSISPASPAGQTPAAPVSRPAEATFSTVPQHSRPPAPVAPLPADRQETECAGIREILETHPDPQDADEMTERGILYLNGLCVERDPNKAAALFTEAATRGHPGAMYRKGALIASGDDIATDGKTAEYWFRLAAEKGYVPAMTALGILNLRGKTIPPDPAKAREWLEKAAEKNDPDALFELGMMAKNGTALPAPDETQAASLFHKAATAGHRNAAYQLALLQFAGRGQPADKPGAIARFIRLAEEGFPPPNTRWAT, encoded by the coding sequence GTGCCATACCGGCCAGGCGGATTTTCCGGCCGGTGCCCCAAACCCGAACGGATAACGGCATCCCTGTACACCGTTATCCTGCCGGATGTTGCCGGGACAGCCGGATTTCCGGTTGCGAAAGAGAACCTTTCGCACTACCATGCAGGTTTTGCATCCGTCCTGTCCGGGTTTATGTTGCGCCGATTTCTGCCTGTCCTTCTCGCGCTGTCCCTTCTCTGCTCCGTCTCCGCCGCCCATGCCGACGACGGCATCCCTGCCGATACGCCGCCGGCCGAATGGAAAACGCCGGCCCTGTTCACCGCCATCTGGGACGTTATCCGTTCCGGCAAACCGGTGGACACGCGGGAAAACATCCTGAAATACGACGACAGGCCACAAAAAACACCCCTCCCCGAAAAACAGGCCGAAAAAACGGAACCCCTTCCTGCACCGGCCGTTCCGGAAACACCTTCCATCTCCCCGGCTTCCCCTGCCGGCCAGACACCCGCCGCCCCTGTCTCCCGTCCGGCAGAAGCGACCTTTTCGACTGTTCCGCAACATTCCCGGCCACCTGCACCGGTTGCCCCGTTGCCGGCCGACAGACAGGAAACGGAATGTGCCGGCATCCGTGAAATCCTCGAAACGCACCCTGACCCGCAAGACGCGGACGAGATGACCGAACGCGGCATCCTTTATCTGAACGGCCTCTGCGTCGAACGCGATCCAAACAAAGCCGCCGCCCTCTTCACGGAAGCCGCGACCCGGGGCCATCCTGGCGCCATGTACCGGAAAGGCGCCCTGATCGCCAGCGGCGACGACATCGCGACCGACGGAAAAACAGCGGAATACTGGTTCCGGCTGGCCGCGGAAAAAGGATATGTCCCGGCCATGACCGCCCTGGGCATTCTGAACCTTCGCGGGAAAACGATTCCCCCCGACCCGGCGAAAGCACGGGAATGGCTGGAAAAAGCGGCCGAAAAAAACGACCCCGACGCACTGTTCGAACTGGGCATGATGGCGAAAAACGGCACAGCTCTCCCCGCTCCCGACGAGACACAAGCCGCCAGCCTGTTTCACAAGGCCGCCACAGCCGGCCACCGGAATGCCGCCTACCAGCTCGCCCTTCTGCAATTTGCCGGCCGGGGACAACCGGCCGACAAACCGGGGGCCATCGCCCGCTTCATCCGGCTGGCCGAAGAAGGTTTCCCCCCGCCCAATACACGCTGGGCTACCTGA